Proteins co-encoded in one bacterium genomic window:
- a CDS encoding VCBS repeat-containing protein — translation MRFLAQGWRAPSRVLSIAIVFAAASVFATDPIWQPPIPLEVAAPGSDPISAAPIYFDGDGDLDFAVGLATGGGGKILLLTKRTDWLGWRVTPAPPGVAADADAPFASDRAPLIVPVRPDFLCAGDFNNDGRQDLVAGARGERTLHFFLQDEPGGFSAEQTLSVPGRIEAIAVGDVNRHDGIKDLAIAFVADGEGRLLLYESPGGVLSTKPDSIKLTFVPNQLEIVSLGENLRGDLVIAGDHELAIYRGIDRQLTISQVRRAHAWPPKPLAHFQDDPIASIAVADFLRGGGAEIAVSSLDGTLQILGAGEDTIETITSTMMHEPPTRLTPTACIPGARSELIVSTDWIQFDSMEPNKYEGLAITSADAETTWERDRRAATVGPITMRSVRFPVSDTAVMIPAFLNDDAQVDFVILDPSANAPISMLLTQPRATYIVTDPSDSPDADLSDTVMNPPTFRAAIENANKDAAADAISFSLPAGTVLKPQSDYPALVWPVTIDGQLQAGDLLTDQITLDGSDLDDAMGIGIKNNSVVRHMNITHFPGIGLALLIADGTNFVEGNNCTFNEGAGININSDSNTIGGMTTTPGREKGNWCAGNFGTSGQGIAIVGGDMNMVAGNLCGTTRDGDAVSSNTTGIFVRGVGNVIGGAFEGTGNYVAGNQYSGIDLQSLFGHTDQGVLVMGNRIGMKVDQTAGLGNQQQGGIRLSGASGSQIGSTAALGANVIGGNDGNGISMTNTTSDNPITDVVIQGNYVGLDYDEMLELPNQAGIGVGEWGNTVGGSTTGAGNIIAANRSSGLYLYGEEGERPNQVYGNFIGTDRFGYNDRGNGGSGVYVTGTYSVIGGVAEGEGNVICWNGGDGVQFRYSGAHENSLGGNAIGTDSVGDAAQPNVRNGVHFLWGAHSNLVFANTISGNTQNGVSIEHGSDDPASNNCHDNALVDNFIGVNITGDKAMPNQGNGVYIDECTSTTIEGTSLGGCVISGNIGHGIEIRGVLSKWNLIKTSIVGLDETGGAAIPNGGDGILVTRGAKENRIGGHEENVRNIISANKGNGIHLSQEQELIAGTNVVEYNYVGTDKTGMVGIGNEENGILVESGGNFFGGGWYNSMLLVSGNKKNGIAFMTGDASGNTVETCIIGLNIDQTNTIPNVENGILIEDGMQNDIGFDFVGFRKHVIAGNGQAGVVIRGRNGIPLLNAKNQIHNCHIGISSDWDPAGNIQRGVLIEDSSGNLIGGHNWIWWNFGEGIVIKGAASIENEIVGNSIKDNAGLGIDLGLNAVTLNDPLDADVGPNNYANFPVIVDAHTTGTLNLFLSGTYEGLPNEKIDIDFFLNEYCDPSNYGEGYDLFATIRVTTDASGEATFSKMFPCCGEPDWFVTATATDSKGNTSEFSECKQIFFISPVLTGWMAQGPEPLPR, via the coding sequence ATGAGATTTCTCGCCCAAGGATGGCGCGCGCCAAGCCGCGTCCTCTCGATAGCGATCGTCTTCGCCGCAGCTTCAGTATTCGCTACCGATCCGATCTGGCAGCCTCCGATCCCCCTAGAGGTTGCCGCCCCCGGGAGCGACCCGATCAGCGCCGCGCCGATCTACTTCGATGGCGATGGCGACTTGGACTTCGCTGTGGGCCTGGCAACCGGTGGTGGCGGTAAAATCCTGCTGCTGACGAAGCGGACGGATTGGCTTGGATGGCGAGTGACTCCAGCGCCTCCGGGCGTTGCCGCAGATGCGGACGCGCCCTTTGCGAGCGATCGGGCGCCGCTGATCGTTCCGGTGCGTCCCGACTTTCTCTGCGCAGGCGATTTCAACAATGACGGGCGGCAGGATCTTGTCGCCGGCGCGAGGGGAGAGCGTACGCTGCACTTCTTCCTCCAGGACGAGCCCGGTGGTTTCAGTGCGGAGCAAACGCTCTCTGTGCCGGGCCGGATCGAAGCAATCGCTGTCGGCGACGTGAATCGCCACGATGGGATCAAGGATCTGGCGATTGCCTTCGTGGCCGATGGAGAGGGGCGCCTTCTTCTCTACGAATCGCCGGGCGGTGTGCTTTCTACAAAGCCGGATTCGATCAAGCTCACATTCGTTCCGAACCAGTTGGAGATCGTGTCGCTGGGGGAGAACCTGCGCGGCGATCTTGTGATCGCGGGCGATCACGAGCTGGCGATCTATCGCGGCATCGACCGGCAACTCACGATTTCGCAGGTGCGGCGAGCACATGCTTGGCCGCCGAAGCCTCTGGCGCATTTCCAGGACGATCCAATCGCTTCGATCGCAGTCGCCGATTTCCTCCGCGGCGGGGGAGCGGAGATTGCAGTGTCGTCGTTGGACGGAACGCTGCAGATTCTCGGTGCAGGTGAAGACACGATCGAGACGATCACCAGCACGATGATGCACGAGCCACCAACACGACTCACACCAACCGCCTGCATTCCGGGGGCGCGTTCGGAGTTGATCGTTTCGACGGATTGGATCCAGTTCGATTCGATGGAGCCGAACAAGTACGAAGGGCTCGCCATCACAAGTGCCGATGCCGAAACAACCTGGGAACGCGATCGCCGTGCAGCGACTGTCGGTCCGATTACAATGAGATCGGTAAGATTCCCCGTTTCCGATACGGCGGTGATGATTCCCGCTTTCCTCAATGATGATGCGCAGGTAGACTTCGTTATCTTGGATCCATCCGCAAACGCGCCGATCAGCATGCTGCTGACTCAACCACGCGCAACGTACATCGTGACGGACCCGAGTGACTCTCCCGACGCGGACCTCTCGGACACAGTGATGAATCCACCAACGTTCCGCGCGGCAATCGAAAACGCCAACAAGGATGCGGCTGCGGATGCGATCAGCTTCTCGTTGCCAGCGGGCACCGTATTGAAACCGCAGTCAGACTATCCAGCCCTGGTGTGGCCGGTCACGATCGATGGCCAATTACAGGCAGGCGATTTGCTGACGGATCAGATCACCTTGGATGGCAGCGACCTTGATGACGCGATGGGCATCGGCATCAAGAACAACTCGGTCGTGCGCCACATGAACATCACGCACTTCCCCGGCATTGGCTTAGCTCTTCTGATCGCCGATGGCACGAACTTCGTCGAGGGAAACAATTGCACCTTCAATGAGGGCGCCGGAATCAACATCAACTCGGACAGCAACACGATCGGCGGGATGACGACAACACCCGGACGCGAAAAGGGAAACTGGTGTGCCGGAAACTTCGGGACGTCTGGGCAAGGCATTGCGATCGTTGGCGGCGACATGAATATGGTGGCCGGAAATCTCTGCGGGACGACGCGCGATGGCGACGCGGTGTCTTCGAACACAACGGGCATCTTTGTGCGTGGTGTCGGGAATGTCATCGGCGGTGCATTTGAAGGAACCGGAAACTACGTGGCTGGCAATCAGTACTCCGGTATCGATCTGCAATCGCTCTTCGGTCACACGGACCAGGGCGTCCTCGTGATGGGGAATCGCATCGGGATGAAGGTCGACCAGACGGCAGGCCTGGGGAATCAGCAGCAGGGTGGTATTCGACTCAGTGGTGCCAGCGGCTCACAGATCGGCAGCACGGCTGCTCTTGGCGCGAACGTCATTGGAGGCAACGATGGGAACGGCATTTCGATGACGAACACTACTTCAGACAATCCGATCACAGATGTGGTGATTCAAGGGAACTATGTGGGTCTCGACTACGATGAGATGTTGGAATTGCCTAATCAGGCCGGCATCGGAGTGGGGGAGTGGGGGAACACCGTCGGGGGGTCAACAACCGGTGCGGGAAACATCATCGCCGCGAATCGCAGTTCCGGCCTCTACCTGTATGGCGAGGAGGGTGAACGGCCCAATCAGGTGTATGGGAATTTCATCGGGACAGACCGGTTCGGCTACAATGATCGTGGCAATGGCGGCAGCGGTGTTTATGTAACTGGAACATACAGCGTTATTGGCGGCGTCGCCGAAGGCGAGGGGAACGTGATCTGCTGGAACGGTGGGGATGGCGTTCAGTTCCGCTATTCCGGCGCGCATGAGAATTCGCTGGGAGGCAACGCGATCGGGACCGACAGCGTCGGCGATGCAGCGCAACCGAATGTACGCAACGGGGTGCACTTCCTCTGGGGAGCGCACTCGAACCTTGTCTTCGCGAATACAATCTCCGGAAACACTCAGAACGGCGTGAGTATCGAGCACGGATCCGACGATCCGGCCTCGAACAACTGTCATGACAATGCGCTGGTCGACAACTTCATCGGTGTGAACATCACCGGCGATAAGGCCATGCCGAACCAAGGCAATGGCGTCTACATCGATGAGTGTACCTCCACGACCATTGAAGGGACATCCTTGGGCGGTTGTGTGATTTCCGGAAATATCGGTCACGGGATCGAGATCCGGGGTGTGCTCTCAAAGTGGAACCTGATCAAGACATCAATCGTTGGATTGGACGAGACCGGAGGAGCAGCCATCCCGAACGGCGGGGACGGCATCTTGGTGACGCGAGGTGCCAAGGAGAACCGAATCGGCGGTCATGAGGAAAATGTTCGGAACATCATATCGGCAAACAAGGGAAACGGAATCCACCTCTCGCAGGAGCAGGAGTTGATCGCAGGTACCAACGTAGTTGAATACAATTACGTCGGAACCGACAAGACGGGCATGGTTGGAATCGGTAATGAAGAGAACGGCATTCTCGTCGAGTCCGGGGGAAACTTCTTCGGCGGTGGTTGGTACAACAGCATGCTGCTTGTTTCCGGCAATAAGAAGAACGGAATTGCTTTCATGACCGGCGATGCATCGGGCAATACAGTGGAGACCTGCATCATTGGTCTGAACATCGATCAGACCAACACAATTCCCAACGTCGAGAACGGTATCTTGATCGAGGACGGTATGCAGAACGATATCGGATTCGATTTCGTGGGCTTTCGCAAGCATGTGATTGCAGGCAATGGCCAGGCGGGAGTCGTCATTCGCGGTCGGAATGGGATTCCGCTGCTGAACGCAAAGAACCAGATTCACAATTGCCACATTGGAATCTCGTCCGATTGGGATCCAGCGGGAAACATCCAGCGTGGCGTGTTGATCGAGGACAGCTCGGGCAACTTGATTGGCGGGCACAACTGGATCTGGTGGAACTTCGGCGAAGGGATCGTCATTAAGGGAGCCGCTTCCATCGAGAACGAGATCGTTGGCAACTCGATCAAGGACAACGCAGGTCTCGGGATCGATCTTGGGCTCAACGCGGTGACGCTGAATGATCCGTTGGATGCCGATGTCGGTCCGAACAACTACGCCAATTTCCCCGTAATCGTAGACGCGCACACGACAGGGACGCTGAATCTCTTCCTCTCGGGAACATACGAAGGTCTCCCAAACGAGAAAATCGATATCGACTTCTTCTTGAATGAGTACTGCGACCCGTCCAACTACGGCGAGGGCTATGACCTGTTCGCGACAATCCGGGTGACCACGGATGCATCCGGCGAGGCAACGTTCTCCAAGATGTTCCCCTGCTGCGGCGAGCCCGATTGGTTCGTGACGGCGACGGCGACCGACAGCAAGGGCAACACCTCCGAATTCAGCGAATGCAAACAGATCTTCTTCATCTCGCCGGTGCTAACGGGCTGGATGGCCCAGGGGCCGGAGCCCCTGCCGCGGTAG
- a CDS encoding beta-lactamase family protein: MPLVAIVCAVVFPPWDGILAWLAPLPDTVQEQVDAAAEREPVGIIVYVDQAGKPPALYAAGWKDRANQVPADPHALFKIASISKLYIAAATAKLVSAERISLDDTLDELLPDVAGRIEYADRISLRMMLSHRSGIPNFTDQKGFEWAKPRADGGGGLGLILDKPADFVPDTDQEYSNTNYLLIGRILDRTLGYSHQRYIKEEILDPLGLEQTFGSLSNVNLDDVASGYHIPYEADLKEINYVTPGGSMIATAEDVGVFLRALNDGSLFTEDEREIYSSIYEYGHKGWLLGYQSIARYHKDSDSVIVQFVNTTGGDTELTALVVYGRIVKIVEKQ, from the coding sequence ATGCCCCTTGTGGCGATTGTCTGCGCGGTGGTGTTTCCTCCCTGGGATGGAATTCTGGCGTGGCTGGCGCCGTTGCCCGACACCGTTCAGGAACAAGTCGACGCCGCGGCGGAACGCGAGCCGGTTGGGATCATCGTTTACGTGGATCAGGCCGGTAAGCCACCCGCCCTGTACGCAGCCGGCTGGAAAGATCGGGCGAATCAGGTTCCCGCCGATCCGCACGCATTGTTCAAGATCGCCAGCATCAGCAAGCTCTATATCGCCGCCGCCACCGCCAAACTGGTCAGCGCCGAGCGAATTTCGCTGGACGATACGCTCGATGAGCTCTTGCCGGATGTCGCGGGGAGAATCGAGTACGCCGACCGGATTTCGCTGAGGATGATGCTGAGCCATCGCAGTGGAATTCCCAACTTCACGGATCAAAAGGGGTTTGAATGGGCGAAACCACGTGCGGATGGCGGCGGAGGTCTTGGGCTGATTCTGGACAAACCGGCGGACTTTGTGCCGGATACCGACCAGGAGTACTCCAACACCAATTACCTGCTGATTGGAAGAATCCTCGATCGGACATTGGGATATTCTCACCAGCGCTACATCAAAGAGGAAATCCTGGACCCGCTGGGTCTCGAACAGACTTTCGGCTCACTCAGCAATGTGAATCTCGATGATGTCGCGAGTGGATACCATATCCCCTATGAAGCGGATCTGAAGGAGATCAACTACGTCACTCCCGGAGGCTCCATGATCGCGACGGCGGAAGATGTCGGGGTTTTCTTAAGGGCCCTCAATGACGGTTCTCTATTCACTGAAGACGAGCGGGAGATCTACTCGTCCATTTACGAATACGGTCACAAGGGATGGTTGTTGGGTTACCAGAGCATCGCGCGTTATCACAAGGACAGCGACTCCGTGATTGTTCAATTTGTGAACACGACGGGCGGGGATACGGAACTGACGGCGCTGGTGGTTTATGGGCGCATTGTGAAGATTGTGGAGAAGCAGTAA